Proteins co-encoded in one Juglans regia cultivar Chandler chromosome 16, Walnut 2.0, whole genome shotgun sequence genomic window:
- the LOC109004502 gene encoding heavy metal-associated isoprenylated plant protein 14-like isoform X2, with the protein MRPKVLWSPSDQLDFSLLNSVTLFSWPRDLQLYLIYFWDPSNLSAMKKVVLKVELHDDKGKKKAMMKVSGLSGVDSITSDLEDKKMTVIGDVDPVDIVSKLRKLCPTEILSVGPAKKVEPKMDDMAELLKVYQAYNYNPYKATHYYAEEEPNSCVIC; encoded by the exons ATGCGTCCAAAGGTCCTTTGGTCTCCAAGTGATCAGCTAGACTTTTCTCTCTTGAATTCTGTAACATTATTTTCTTGGCCTCGGGACCTGCAACTTTATCTGATATACTTCTGGGATCCCTCGAACCTTTCAGCAATGAAG AAAGTGGTTTTGAAAGTGGAACTTCATGAtgacaaaggaaagaaaaaggccATGATGAAAGTATCGGGCCTTTCAG GCGTTGATTCCATCACCTCGGACTTGGAGGACAAGAAAATGACGGTGATCGGGGACGTCGATCCGGTTGATATAGTGAGCAAGTTGAGGAAGCTCTGCCCCACAGAGATACTCTCTGTTGGACCAGCAAAAAAGGTTGAGCCGAAGATGGATGATATGGCCGAGCTTTTGAAAGTGTACCAAGCCTATAACTATAATCCTTACAAGGCCACACATTATTATGCAGAGGAGGAACCTAACAGTTGCGTGATCTGTTAA